From the Ferrimicrobium sp. genome, one window contains:
- a CDS encoding MarR family transcriptional regulator produces MRECGSSSVKTSALGAFRSILAAHARLLWQLDLELNERHGLSFADFEVLLHLDAAQGGELRLSELAQLALLSRSALSRRVDSLVLMGWVARRSCPTDRRGTFAVLTEAGRDKLGEALSTHDRVLTRMLADRLGDDELMSLQIALDEVANSEA; encoded by the coding sequence ATGCGAGAATGTGGTAGTTCATCGGTCAAAACGTCGGCGCTTGGTGCCTTTCGGTCGATCTTGGCTGCGCACGCCCGGCTGCTTTGGCAGCTGGATCTTGAATTGAACGAACGCCATGGCCTAAGCTTTGCGGACTTTGAGGTACTGCTCCATCTTGACGCTGCTCAAGGTGGTGAACTGCGCCTGTCCGAGTTAGCCCAACTTGCGCTGCTATCGCGCAGCGCCCTTTCTCGGCGAGTCGATTCACTGGTTTTGATGGGTTGGGTCGCCCGGCGAAGTTGTCCAACCGATCGACGTGGCACCTTCGCGGTGCTGACGGAGGCGGGTCGGGACAAGCTAGGGGAGGCACTATCGACCCATGATCGAGTTCTCACCCGCATGCTGGCGGACCGCCTCGGTGACGATGAACTGATGAGTCTCCAGATCGCACTCGACGAGGTTGCCAACAGCGAGGCATAG
- a CDS encoding YceI family protein: MATTSAKDLGITPGAWNLDPAHSSVEFTVRHLMVSKVRGHFEKFTATTNIDDDVTKSSVTASIEVGSITTRDEARDNHLRSADFFEADKYPTIEFVSTAIRPNGDDWKLVGDLTIRGITKPIELDLEFNGTQADPYGGVRTGFSATGELSRKEYGIEWNAAVDGGGVVVGDKVTINLEIELVKA; encoded by the coding sequence ATGGCAACAACGTCAGCAAAAGATCTCGGAATCACCCCCGGAGCATGGAATCTGGATCCCGCTCACTCGAGCGTCGAGTTCACGGTTCGCCACCTTATGGTCTCGAAGGTTCGAGGGCACTTCGAGAAGTTCACGGCTACCACCAACATCGATGATGACGTGACCAAGAGCTCGGTCACCGCCTCCATCGAGGTAGGGTCGATCACCACCCGTGATGAAGCACGTGACAATCACCTGCGCAGCGCTGACTTTTTCGAAGCCGATAAGTACCCAACGATCGAATTTGTCTCCACGGCAATCCGTCCAAACGGCGACGATTGGAAGCTCGTTGGAGACCTCACCATTCGAGGGATCACCAAGCCTATCGAACTCGACCTCGAATTCAACGGAACCCAAGCCGACCCTTACGGCGGTGTCCGCACTGGCTTTAGTGCCACCGGCGAGCTCTCCCGCAAGGAGTACGGAATCGAGTGGAATGCTGCCGTCGACGGTGGTGGCGTGGTCGTTGGTGACAAAGTCACCATCAACCTCGAAATCGAGCTCGTCAAGGCCTAA
- a CDS encoding NifU family protein encodes MSDFRVTDAAVEVVLEALADEGSPDTLALWIEVAGNDGTSFLYDVYFQELAQVTPGDVQSRFGDLNVVVPQASVERLTGATLEVGDDGELAIVNPNTPTPEASDLPDFGPEALANDLALRVNAILSEQVNPAIAAHGGYAELAGVVDSRAYVLMGGGCQGCGLAAMTLSQGIATAIQDAVPEIVEVVDVTNHAAGNNPYYQPAKK; translated from the coding sequence ATGAGCGATTTTCGAGTAACCGATGCAGCGGTTGAGGTGGTCTTAGAGGCGTTGGCTGATGAGGGTTCGCCAGATACGCTCGCGCTTTGGATCGAGGTGGCGGGTAATGATGGAACATCATTCCTCTACGACGTCTATTTCCAAGAGCTTGCTCAGGTAACACCAGGAGATGTGCAGTCGCGTTTTGGGGACCTTAACGTGGTGGTACCCCAAGCATCTGTTGAACGGCTTACCGGCGCGACGCTGGAGGTGGGTGATGACGGCGAACTCGCGATTGTGAACCCAAACACCCCAACGCCAGAGGCGAGCGATCTGCCCGACTTCGGTCCTGAGGCGCTCGCGAATGACTTGGCGTTGCGGGTGAACGCCATTCTCTCGGAGCAGGTCAATCCGGCCATTGCCGCACACGGCGGTTACGCGGAGCTCGCGGGCGTCGTGGACAGCCGAGCCTACGTACTGATGGGCGGGGGCTGTCAAGGTTGTGGATTGGCGGCGATGACGCTTTCCCAGGGCATCGCAACGGCTATTCAAGATGCCGTTCCTGAGATCGTCGAGGTTGTCGACGTGACCAACCACGCTGCCGGCAACAACCCGTATTACCAGCCGGCTAAGAAGTAA
- a CDS encoding ATP-grasp domain-containing protein: MEHIVLVVPAESYRADAFLQAAQRASQQLTVVTDAELPLGDQNLAIESMQPTPEELARIEELLFTRAPSIVLGVDEVSTRLAARLSDAIGLTTERSAMVERAIDKATLREALALAEVNQPSFVVTTIAALKSQTRKEFETLVDSVGDDFIIKPTHGTASRGVIRAHRNDLHQALDLLSRVQDPSAPVLLERYVEGAEFAIEGIVHGDQLEILMIFAKPDIGTGPYFWESTYIGPAHLTERERRELTSTLERGIRALGLKDTPIHAELRLANERATILEIAPRSIGGRCSAALRFGDGQRLEDIILARALGDTRIARPLHKTVGIYMIPTPREGILAGVAGIDAARSVGGIVGIEITVANGTHVFPPPFTDRYLGFIFAQDPGQSRVRQALARAAGLLEIRIDPVY, translated from the coding sequence ATGGAACACATCGTCCTCGTCGTCCCGGCTGAGAGTTACCGGGCGGATGCCTTCCTACAGGCCGCTCAGCGAGCCTCCCAACAGCTCACGGTCGTCACCGACGCCGAATTACCCCTTGGAGACCAAAACCTCGCAATCGAGAGCATGCAACCAACACCCGAAGAACTCGCCCGGATCGAAGAGCTCCTCTTTACCCGTGCTCCCTCGATTGTTCTCGGCGTCGACGAGGTCTCCACTCGGTTGGCAGCCCGACTCAGCGACGCAATCGGTCTCACAACCGAGCGATCCGCCATGGTCGAACGCGCCATCGACAAGGCCACGTTACGCGAAGCACTCGCGCTAGCAGAGGTCAATCAGCCCTCGTTTGTCGTCACTACGATCGCTGCCCTCAAGTCACAAACCCGGAAGGAGTTCGAGACCCTCGTCGACTCCGTTGGTGACGATTTCATTATCAAGCCGACCCATGGGACCGCTTCGAGAGGCGTCATCCGTGCCCATCGCAACGATCTCCACCAGGCGCTCGACCTGCTCAGTCGCGTCCAAGACCCGTCGGCACCAGTGCTGCTAGAACGCTACGTCGAAGGCGCAGAGTTCGCGATCGAAGGCATCGTCCATGGCGATCAACTCGAGATCCTCATGATCTTTGCCAAACCCGACATAGGTACTGGACCTTACTTTTGGGAATCGACCTATATCGGGCCTGCGCATCTGACAGAACGAGAACGGCGTGAACTCACCAGCACCCTCGAACGCGGCATCCGAGCCCTCGGTCTCAAAGATACGCCGATCCACGCCGAACTCCGCCTCGCAAACGAGCGAGCCACCATCCTCGAGATCGCCCCACGCTCCATCGGGGGTCGTTGTTCAGCGGCCCTGCGCTTTGGTGATGGACAGCGTCTCGAGGACATCATCCTCGCTCGGGCCCTTGGTGACACCCGCATCGCAAGACCGCTACACAAGACCGTTGGCATCTACATGATCCCGACACCACGCGAGGGGATTCTCGCCGGGGTTGCGGGTATCGATGCTGCGCGTAGCGTCGGTGGGATTGTCGGCATCGAGATCACCGTGGCGAATGGGACACACGTGTTCCCACCGCCGTTCACCGATCGCTATCTTGGATTCATCTTTGCCCAAGATCCTGGTCAAAGCCGCGTAAGGCAAGCGCTCGCCCGAGCAGCGGGCTTGCTCGAGATTCGGATCGACCCGGTCTACTAG
- a CDS encoding ATP-dependent DNA helicase UvrD2, with the protein MVDAEELLRGLSREQREAVVAPAPLLIVAAAGSGKTRVLTHRIAYQIATHTVQSTRSVAISFTRAAAWEVSRRLYRLIDEAPPPCGTFHSHALGLVRDGLGMLGRSMPRLIGDPWVLVGESKQKLGESRRRAVAAEIDRLRAHGLNATDLSEHRDFVGIADPDELISIMVAMERAKAREHLIDLTDVVRIATELVARNDGVGEALRLQARWVYIDEFQDVNPLQLRFIERWMGGDLSGLTVVGDPNQSIYGWNGSDPRLMAQLHERVPTLTRVALSVNYRSTASLVDAANPVIDPGLDLHVRAQRQGGQSPQLLEAATGRAEAEMAAHKIQELHYRGVSYASMAVLARTIRQLRTVEEVFGRLEIPHSVLGMTPLASAPAVIDLMRTARTERLAISEICDMIEEALIVSTPESRTNQRLLLEVATELRRQDPAADYGALDELLRGLQVKGIEAVSITTFHRAKGLQWHHVHLIGIGDRSYPSRRGLAQSLLDEERRLLYVAMTRATDSLTISWSKPSTRPSEMLTHLPFGEVMTTPASIATGGAPSLATKLDRWRVIVAKERKLPAYLILSDADLRRLTRQRPNDRHALVTTLTTPLLMESPQLIDRLMAELTK; encoded by the coding sequence ATGGTGGATGCCGAAGAGCTCCTCAGGGGTCTTAGCCGGGAGCAGCGTGAGGCCGTCGTTGCGCCGGCTCCTCTACTCATCGTCGCGGCGGCTGGCTCGGGCAAGACGCGAGTCCTGACCCATCGCATCGCCTATCAGATCGCTACCCACACGGTGCAAAGCACCCGATCGGTAGCGATCAGCTTCACCCGAGCCGCGGCATGGGAGGTATCGAGGCGGCTCTATCGCCTTATCGATGAGGCACCACCCCCGTGCGGGACGTTCCACTCACATGCGCTGGGCTTGGTGCGTGACGGCCTTGGTATGCTCGGTAGGTCGATGCCTCGCCTGATCGGAGACCCCTGGGTGTTGGTGGGCGAGTCCAAACAAAAATTGGGAGAGTCCCGTCGTCGAGCCGTCGCCGCTGAGATTGACCGCCTTCGTGCCCACGGCCTTAACGCCACCGATCTCAGCGAGCATCGAGATTTCGTAGGTATCGCTGACCCAGATGAGCTCATTTCCATCATGGTGGCGATGGAGCGGGCGAAAGCGCGCGAGCACCTCATAGACCTCACCGATGTGGTGCGCATCGCGACCGAGCTGGTCGCACGCAACGACGGGGTTGGGGAGGCACTCCGTCTTCAAGCTCGATGGGTCTACATCGATGAATTCCAAGACGTCAACCCACTACAGCTGCGCTTCATCGAGCGGTGGATGGGTGGCGACCTGAGCGGGCTGACCGTGGTGGGAGATCCAAATCAATCGATCTATGGTTGGAACGGATCGGATCCGAGGCTCATGGCTCAGCTTCATGAGCGGGTTCCGACATTGACGCGCGTCGCACTCTCTGTCAACTACCGATCCACCGCCTCACTGGTTGACGCAGCCAACCCGGTCATCGACCCGGGGCTGGATCTACACGTACGAGCCCAACGCCAAGGGGGGCAATCCCCCCAACTCCTCGAGGCAGCGACCGGGCGAGCCGAGGCCGAGATGGCGGCCCACAAGATCCAGGAACTGCACTATCGTGGGGTTAGTTACGCCTCCATGGCAGTGCTGGCACGGACGATTCGGCAGCTAAGAACGGTTGAGGAGGTGTTTGGACGCCTCGAGATACCCCACAGCGTCCTCGGCATGACGCCGCTAGCATCAGCGCCAGCCGTGATCGACCTCATGCGCACCGCGCGCACCGAACGCCTGGCAATCAGTGAGATCTGCGACATGATCGAGGAGGCCCTGATCGTCTCCACCCCGGAATCTCGGACCAATCAGCGGCTCCTCCTTGAGGTGGCCACCGAGTTGCGGCGGCAGGATCCAGCCGCCGACTATGGGGCACTCGATGAACTGCTCAGGGGTTTGCAGGTTAAAGGCATCGAAGCCGTCTCCATCACGACGTTCCATCGCGCCAAGGGGCTCCAGTGGCATCACGTCCACCTCATCGGCATTGGCGACCGCAGCTATCCGTCGCGACGAGGGCTAGCGCAGTCGCTACTCGATGAGGAGCGTCGCCTGCTCTATGTTGCCATGACGCGCGCGACTGACTCTCTGACGATCAGCTGGTCAAAGCCGAGCACGCGACCGTCGGAGATGCTCACACACCTCCCCTTTGGCGAGGTCATGACCACCCCAGCCTCCATCGCCACCGGCGGCGCTCCATCGCTGGCAACCAAACTCGATCGCTGGCGTGTCATCGTGGCAAAGGAGCGCAAGCTGCCGGCCTATCTGATCCTCTCCGATGCCGATCTGAGACGACTCACCCGTCAGCGCCCAAACGATCGACACGCGCTCGTCACCACGCTGACGACGCCACTTCTGATGGAGTCGCCACAGCTCATCGACCGCCTCATGGCTGAACTCACCAAATGA
- a CDS encoding exodeoxyribonuclease III, with protein sequence MRSTSFSSSRPLERDVLLATWNVNSLRARAELVSAWLETHQPDVLCLQETKVRDEDFPEALFSDLGYQVAHWGVSSWNGVALVTREPLIEQSLGFGGDAEEARFITGEVHGIRVCSAYIPNGRALDDPHYFYKLEWLDQLRTWLMEAMNAGPVVVAGDFNIAPVDEDVWDPSALAGATHVSEPERAALGRLLDLGLFDCGTALTTQEPRFTWWDYRQGAFRRGMGMRIDLVLASASLREQLGSYRVDRETRAAPKPSDHAPVIVEFRID encoded by the coding sequence GTGAGGTCAACCTCTTTTTCATCATCGCGCCCGCTGGAGCGTGACGTGCTGCTAGCGACCTGGAATGTCAATTCGTTACGCGCACGCGCCGAGCTGGTGAGCGCCTGGCTCGAGACCCACCAGCCTGATGTCCTGTGTCTTCAGGAGACGAAGGTTCGAGATGAGGACTTTCCCGAGGCGCTCTTTAGCGATCTTGGTTATCAGGTTGCTCATTGGGGGGTTTCGAGTTGGAATGGGGTCGCGCTCGTCACTCGTGAGCCATTGATCGAGCAATCGCTGGGTTTTGGTGGTGATGCCGAAGAGGCTCGGTTCATTACCGGCGAGGTGCATGGCATCCGTGTCTGCTCGGCCTACATCCCAAATGGTCGTGCGCTCGATGATCCGCACTATTTCTACAAGCTTGAGTGGCTCGACCAACTGAGGACGTGGTTGATGGAGGCAATGAACGCAGGCCCAGTGGTGGTGGCTGGGGACTTCAATATCGCCCCGGTCGACGAGGATGTCTGGGATCCGTCGGCGCTAGCCGGTGCCACCCATGTGAGTGAACCAGAGCGTGCGGCGCTCGGTCGCCTTCTCGACCTTGGCTTGTTTGACTGCGGCACGGCGCTCACCACCCAAGAGCCTCGATTTACCTGGTGGGACTACCGCCAGGGTGCCTTTCGCCGAGGGATGGGGATGCGAATCGATCTCGTGCTAGCCTCAGCGTCGTTGCGAGAGCAGCTCGGTTCTTATCGCGTTGATCGTGAGACCCGAGCCGCGCCGAAGCCATCTGATCACGCGCCCGTGATCGTGGAGTTTCGCATCGACTGA
- the fabZ gene encoding 3-hydroxyacyl-ACP dehydratase FabZ — translation MTTYDPRDFIPHRPPFLLVDRIDTLEPGVFGQGSLSVSPELEILAGHFPGNPVLPGVYQVEAIAQLGAAVVLSDPRYAGTLPLFGGIDRARFRRVVRPGDLLELSIEMTSLSARAGKGQGTATVEGELCCEVNLFFIIAPAGA, via the coding sequence ATGACCACATACGATCCTCGGGATTTCATCCCGCACCGGCCGCCGTTTCTTCTTGTCGACCGCATCGACACCCTGGAGCCCGGAGTCTTTGGGCAGGGGAGCTTGTCGGTGTCACCTGAGCTCGAGATTCTAGCCGGTCACTTCCCGGGCAACCCGGTGCTGCCTGGCGTCTATCAGGTCGAGGCCATCGCCCAACTTGGTGCGGCCGTGGTGTTAAGCGATCCCCGGTACGCAGGGACGTTGCCACTGTTCGGGGGCATTGATCGAGCGCGGTTTCGCAGGGTCGTTCGCCCCGGTGATCTGCTGGAACTCTCGATCGAGATGACGAGCCTTTCCGCGCGCGCCGGCAAAGGCCAAGGCACGGCCACCGTCGAAGGAGAACTCTGTTGTGAGGTCAACCTCTTTTTCATCATCGCGCCCGCTGGAGCGTGA
- a CDS encoding shikimate kinase: protein MTRSTPSNQHHFERAISRVREYRVIDLPSRVMIDRFDTRTWPQIVLTGFMGAGKSTLGSALATQLDIPFFDSDLLIEAETHTSIADLFRKVGEPRFRELEHECIARVAARPRTVLALGGGALMHPGTRLLLAPSCVVYLEVTVDTSRVRIGDPVGRPLAQSANLERLLTERDPIYRSTATFVLPERAETQDATLARLITSLTEHLSPEQTP, encoded by the coding sequence TTGACACGGTCAACACCATCGAATCAGCATCACTTCGAACGAGCGATCTCGCGGGTGCGCGAGTATCGGGTGATCGATCTACCATCAAGGGTCATGATCGACCGATTCGACACGCGCACCTGGCCACAGATCGTACTCACCGGGTTTATGGGTGCAGGCAAGTCCACACTTGGGAGCGCCCTGGCCACCCAGCTCGACATACCCTTCTTTGACAGCGACCTCCTCATCGAGGCCGAGACCCACACGAGCATCGCCGACCTGTTTCGTAAGGTCGGTGAGCCTCGCTTCCGTGAGCTCGAACATGAGTGCATCGCGCGTGTGGCAGCTCGACCCCGAACGGTGCTCGCGCTAGGCGGCGGAGCCCTCATGCACCCAGGAACCCGATTGCTCCTCGCTCCGTCCTGCGTCGTCTATCTCGAGGTCACGGTCGATACCAGTCGCGTTCGCATCGGTGACCCAGTGGGCCGACCCCTGGCTCAGAGCGCTAACCTCGAGCGACTCCTCACCGAACGCGATCCAATCTATCGATCCACCGCAACCTTCGTGTTGCCCGAACGAGCTGAGACACAAGATGCGACGCTGGCTCGACTTATCACCTCGCTCACCGAGCATCTCTCGCCAGAGCAAACACCGTAA